From the genome of Deinococcus sp. JMULE3, one region includes:
- a CDS encoding glucosaminidase domain-containing protein, protein MFDTREPLTGKPPQPRTPTPPTPRPLKAGTQTWQRTFRGAGNGVTFQLRIIRKPNGHLTARYQATPGQGSGWHLEGQLRDDNTFTLKGTENKAEFQGKISPDGKTVTSSFTNRTSSGVFQAPNLILAVIPVALPSTRAPATGAIQAPSTENAAPAAQTSHIDRSDVSQNVIAALNASNYTPKTMGRKDRHEVFFNIVKSFRSLGVPHPELIAAQWATESGWGRSHSGKNNVFGIKEFDPKKPRTFAATKEWDPKLQRLVDKMEPFADYDDYADAFIARANFTIDNPRYSKAGYFEAKNLREAAYAIDKAGYANTGKLGIYAESLIAIMKGCGIDVEREASSPGITPPKHTPEGVIQSAQTSILPDQLDKLINLKS, encoded by the coding sequence ATGTTCGACACCAGGGAACCCCTCACCGGCAAACCACCCCAACCCAGAACCCCCACCCCACCCACACCCCGCCCACTCAAAGCAGGCACCCAGACCTGGCAACGCACCTTCCGCGGCGCCGGCAACGGCGTCACCTTCCAACTCCGCATCATCCGAAAACCCAACGGCCACCTCACCGCCCGCTACCAGGCCACCCCCGGCCAGGGCAGCGGCTGGCACCTCGAAGGGCAACTCCGCGACGACAACACCTTCACCCTGAAAGGCACCGAAAACAAAGCCGAATTTCAGGGAAAAATCAGCCCCGACGGCAAAACTGTCACCAGCAGCTTCACGAATCGGACTTCATCTGGTGTGTTTCAAGCTCCAAATCTGATTCTTGCGGTTATTCCCGTTGCGCTTCCCTCGACGCGCGCTCCTGCAACGGGTGCGATTCAGGCACCGTCCACTGAGAATGCGGCACCTGCGGCACAAACCTCACATATAGACAGATCTGATGTCTCCCAGAATGTAATTGCCGCCCTTAATGCCTCGAACTACACGCCAAAAACAATGGGCAGGAAAGACAGGCACGAGGTATTCTTCAACATTGTCAAATCTTTTCGCAGCTTGGGAGTACCACACCCAGAGCTTATTGCTGCTCAATGGGCTACCGAGTCAGGCTGGGGGCGGTCACATTCAGGAAAGAACAATGTGTTTGGGATCAAAGAATTCGATCCCAAAAAGCCCAGGACATTTGCCGCAACAAAAGAGTGGGATCCAAAACTTCAAAGACTAGTTGATAAGATGGAGCCTTTCGCCGACTATGATGACTATGCAGATGCATTTATAGCCCGCGCCAACTTTACGATCGATAATCCGAGGTACTCGAAGGCCGGCTACTTTGAAGCGAAAAATCTAAGGGAAGCCGCTTACGCAATCGACAAAGCGGGATATGCAAATACAGGCAAGCTCGGAATTTATGCGGAAAGCTTGATCGCAATTATGAAGGGGTGCGGAATCGATGTCGAGAGAGAAGCATCCAGCCCTGGAATCACCCCTCCAAAACACACACCGGAAGGAGTAATCCAAAGCGCGCAGACTTCAATACTTCCAGATCAACTGGATAAACTAATCAATCTCAAGTCATAA
- a CDS encoding G8 domain-containing protein, giving the protein MPARRSATVLLLTALLTACGSGSGGSGTTNPTPTPTPTPSPTPTLPTVKWSDPATWGGTLPAAGQKVTLPTGKRVLLDTTPPEMGGLTIPTGTVLEFEDSADRTLRAEWVMVHGELRIGSEAKPFTHHAEILLTNKAPGEDVMGMGDRVLGVMDGTLELHGQPRLAWTRLNATARKGSSTLTLERTPDWQPGDSLTLTGTDFNPAQTEQVTVQRVSGSTVTLAAPLKYTHWGDPITVAGLGVNERAEVGLLTRNVVVAATDDAAQTGVGAHVMIMGTAQARIEGAEFTRVGQLNTLRRYPVHFHQLGSAPTSYLRGSSVHASFNRCVVVHGTSGLRVQDNVTFDNIGHCVFLEDGDETGNTLSGNLVTRVKAPDAKQGQTPLLDSDKRPAAYWITHPANTVRNNVAAGVDGTGFWLAFPEHPTGLAAARTDLWPRRTPLGDFSGNTAHGTDRGLNLDNGPKADGTTEVTYYAPVTTPSDPKSAPVTATLSDFTAYKNRDHGVWLRGRGHVLLNATLADNGVGATFASDDSTLKGGTLIGETPNLGQPESWEPTSTGGRALPRPWDPSFPIRGFQFYDGHVTIDGATLAAFTPDATRQASGLGYLTKNAFSLEPTNNALNLRWADTSTRVYFPAAQPDKDGDKAATFLDTDGTTTGKAGTTVTASPLLKGAPDCTPNAGWNASTCPGAYTRLWLQDVTGGKLAPVTVTGPHGTVSLTGTPSNFTSFSTSARLNQTYTLTPSAASPHLRLGLQNRQPGDTLTVTLPAATEPRIYRDWWIDNRNLLKKVTASALPGTTGDSYTYENGQLTLKLVVQASRDYAQVEICTTDLCK; this is encoded by the coding sequence ATGCCCGCGCGCCGCTCCGCGACCGTCCTGCTCCTGACCGCGCTCCTGACCGCCTGCGGGTCCGGATCGGGCGGCAGCGGCACCACCAACCCCACGCCGACCCCCACCCCCACGCCCAGCCCGACCCCCACGCTTCCCACTGTGAAATGGAGCGACCCCGCCACCTGGGGCGGCACCCTGCCCGCCGCCGGGCAGAAGGTCACCCTTCCTACCGGGAAACGCGTCCTGCTGGACACCACCCCGCCCGAAATGGGCGGCCTGACCATCCCCACCGGCACCGTGCTGGAATTCGAGGACAGCGCCGACCGCACCCTGCGTGCCGAGTGGGTCATGGTGCACGGCGAACTCCGCATCGGCAGCGAGGCGAAACCCTTCACGCACCACGCCGAGATCCTCCTGACGAACAAGGCCCCCGGCGAGGACGTCATGGGCATGGGCGACCGCGTGCTGGGCGTCATGGACGGCACCCTGGAACTCCACGGGCAACCCCGCCTCGCCTGGACGCGCCTGAACGCCACCGCCCGCAAGGGCAGCAGCACCCTGACCCTGGAACGCACGCCCGACTGGCAACCCGGCGACAGCCTCACCCTGACGGGCACCGACTTCAACCCGGCCCAGACCGAACAGGTCACCGTGCAGCGCGTCAGCGGCAGCACCGTCACCCTGGCCGCGCCTCTGAAATACACGCACTGGGGCGACCCGATCACCGTCGCGGGCCTGGGCGTGAACGAACGCGCCGAGGTGGGCCTCCTGACCCGCAACGTCGTCGTGGCCGCCACGGACGACGCCGCGCAGACCGGCGTGGGCGCGCACGTCATGATCATGGGCACCGCCCAGGCCCGCATCGAGGGCGCGGAATTCACCCGCGTGGGGCAGCTGAACACCCTGCGCCGCTACCCCGTGCACTTCCACCAGCTGGGCAGCGCCCCGACCTCGTACCTGCGCGGCAGCAGCGTGCACGCCTCCTTCAACCGCTGCGTCGTCGTGCACGGCACCTCGGGGCTGCGCGTGCAGGACAACGTCACCTTCGACAACATCGGCCACTGCGTCTTCCTGGAAGACGGCGACGAGACCGGCAACACCCTCAGCGGGAACCTCGTCACGCGCGTCAAGGCGCCCGACGCCAAACAGGGGCAGACGCCGCTGCTCGACAGCGACAAACGCCCCGCCGCGTACTGGATCACCCACCCCGCCAACACCGTCAGGAACAACGTCGCCGCCGGGGTGGACGGCACCGGATTCTGGCTCGCGTTCCCCGAACACCCCACCGGCCTCGCCGCCGCCCGGACCGACCTCTGGCCCCGCCGCACCCCCCTGGGCGACTTCAGCGGCAACACCGCGCACGGCACGGATCGTGGCCTGAACCTCGACAACGGCCCGAAAGCGGACGGCACCACCGAGGTCACGTATTACGCGCCCGTCACCACACCCAGCGACCCCAAGAGCGCGCCCGTCACCGCCACCCTCAGCGACTTCACCGCGTACAAGAACCGCGACCACGGCGTGTGGCTACGCGGCCGCGGCCACGTCCTCCTGAACGCCACCCTCGCCGACAACGGCGTCGGCGCGACCTTCGCCAGCGACGACAGCACCCTCAAAGGCGGCACCCTGATCGGCGAGACGCCCAACCTCGGGCAGCCCGAAAGCTGGGAACCCACCAGCACCGGCGGCCGCGCCCTCCCACGCCCCTGGGACCCCAGCTTCCCCATCCGGGGCTTCCAGTTCTACGACGGGCACGTCACCATCGACGGCGCGACCCTCGCCGCGTTCACGCCCGACGCCACCCGGCAGGCCAGCGGTCTCGGGTACCTCACGAAGAACGCCTTCAGTCTCGAACCCACCAACAACGCCCTGAACCTCCGCTGGGCCGACACCAGCACCCGCGTGTACTTCCCAGCCGCACAACCCGACAAGGACGGCGATAAGGCCGCCACGTTCCTCGACACCGACGGCACCACTACCGGCAAGGCAGGCACCACCGTCACCGCTAGCCCCCTCCTGAAAGGCGCACCCGACTGCACCCCCAACGCTGGCTGGAACGCCAGCACCTGCCCCGGCGCGTACACCCGCCTGTGGCTGCAGGACGTCACCGGCGGCAAGCTCGCCCCTGTCACCGTGACCGGCCCGCACGGCACCGTCAGCCTCACCGGCACGCCCAGCAACTTCACCAGTTTCAGCACCAGCGCCCGCCTGAACCAGACCTACACCCTGACCCCCAGCGCCGCCAGCCCCCACCTGCGCCTCGGCCTCCAGAACCGCCAGCCCGGCGACACCCTGACCGTCACCCTGCCCGCCGCCACGGAACCCCGCATCTACCGCGACTGGTGGATCGACAACCGCAACCTCCTCAAGAAAGTCACCGCCAGCGCCCTGCCCGGCACCACCGGCGACAGCTACACCTACGAGAACGGCCAGCTCACCCTGAAACTCGTCGTGCAGGCCAGCCGGGACTACGCCCAGGTGGAAATCTGCACGACCGACCTCTGCAAATAG
- a CDS encoding amidohydrolase: METQDLGLDLTVVLARVVTLDDERPEVGAVLVGGGRVLAVGSREEVGALAPGARVLDHRDLLLTPGLAEAHIHLVTYGFSLSQVSLHGARSVTEVQARVAQQVMNTPPGTWIRGGGFLLSELGLNGYPSAALLDEVSPHHPVLLYSRDLHLSWANSAALRLAGIHEGTPDPEGGRIVRPLGCLLEHASDLVARVIPEPTGAAYLAAARAGAADLAARGYVSAHTMAFESPEAPRALQTLAQQGELPLRVWACLPHDRLGHARALGLARAPGGLFQWGGVKFFADGALGSRTAWLHAPGFADGSGTGMPLDPPDLIAELGREAIELGLTPVTHAIGDRANTEVLNAYDRLRPHAEARGIRLRVEHAQHLRAEDLPRFRGLTASVQPIHLQADGPMIRDLMPHLEGLSYAFRSLQDAGAVLAFGSDAPVAPPEYRANFAAAITRVDDSGARLAPGEALTELDVLWAHTRGPALAAGWIDEGIIRPGARAAFTLWDRLGGNAQALVL, from the coding sequence ATGGAAACTCAGGATCTGGGGCTGGACTTGACGGTGGTGCTGGCGCGCGTCGTGACGCTGGATGACGAGCGGCCCGAGGTGGGCGCGGTGCTGGTGGGGGGCGGGCGGGTGCTGGCGGTGGGCTCGCGCGAGGAGGTGGGGGCGCTGGCGCCGGGCGCGCGGGTGCTGGATCACCGGGATCTGCTGCTGACGCCGGGGCTGGCGGAGGCGCACATTCATCTCGTGACGTACGGGTTCTCGCTGTCCCAGGTCAGTCTGCATGGCGCGCGGAGTGTGACGGAGGTGCAGGCGCGCGTGGCGCAGCAGGTGATGAACACGCCGCCCGGCACCTGGATTCGTGGTGGAGGGTTCCTGCTGTCGGAACTGGGCCTGAACGGGTATCCGTCGGCGGCGTTGCTGGACGAGGTGAGTCCGCACCATCCGGTGCTGCTGTACTCGCGGGACCTGCACCTGAGCTGGGCGAACAGCGCCGCGCTGCGGCTGGCCGGGATTCACGAGGGCACCCCGGACCCGGAGGGCGGGCGGATCGTGCGGCCCCTGGGGTGCCTGCTGGAGCACGCGTCGGATCTCGTGGCGCGGGTGATTCCGGAACCGACGGGCGCGGCGTACCTCGCGGCGGCGCGGGCGGGCGCGGCGGATCTGGCGGCGCGCGGGTACGTGAGTGCCCACACCATGGCCTTCGAGTCGCCCGAGGCCCCCCGCGCGCTGCAGACGCTGGCGCAGCAGGGCGAGCTGCCGCTGCGGGTGTGGGCGTGCCTGCCGCATGACCGCCTCGGGCACGCCCGCGCGCTGGGACTGGCCCGCGCGCCGGGCGGCCTGTTCCAGTGGGGTGGGGTGAAGTTCTTCGCGGACGGCGCGCTCGGCAGCCGCACCGCGTGGCTGCACGCGCCCGGCTTCGCGGACGGCTCCGGCACGGGGATGCCGCTCGACCCGCCGGACCTCATCGCGGAGCTGGGCCGCGAGGCGATCGAGCTGGGCCTGACGCCTGTCACGCACGCCATCGGGGACCGCGCGAACACCGAGGTCCTGAACGCCTACGACCGCCTGCGCCCCCACGCCGAGGCGCGCGGCATCCGCCTGCGCGTCGAGCACGCCCAGCACCTGCGCGCCGAGGACCTCCCGCGCTTCCGGGGCCTGACCGCCAGCGTGCAGCCCATCCACCTCCAGGCGGACGGCCCCATGATCCGCGACCTCATGCCGCACCTGGAGGGCCTCAGTTACGCCTTCCGGTCCCTGCAGGACGCCGGGGCGGTCCTCGCGTTCGGCAGTGACGCCCCGGTCGCGCCGCCCGAGTACCGCGCGAACTTCGCCGCGGCGATCACCCGCGTGGACGACAGCGGAGCGCGCCTCGCGCCAGGGGAAGCCCTGACCGAACTGGACGTCCTGTGGGCCCACACGCGCGGCCCCGCCCTCGCCGCCGGCTGGATTGATGAGGGCATCATCCGCCCCGGCGCCCGCGCCGCCTTCACCCTCTGGGACCGCCTCGGGGGGAACGCCCAGGCGCTGGTGCTGTAG
- a CDS encoding macro domain-containing protein, translating into MNLTDVRFDLRDRHPAVVDAWAAHFAGVAQVRVQPGDIFQDEADALVSPANSFGFMDGGIDLAFSEQFGWDLQARVQERIRRDYHGELLVGQAFVVPTLDAVWPHLICAPTMRVPADVSGTPNAFLAFRAALLAVQVHNASGGSPIRRVACPGLGTAVGRMAPDVCARQMRAAFDAVVLGRTPQLPTLQDAKLWHVQLTRADL; encoded by the coding sequence ATGAATCTCACAGACGTCCGCTTCGACCTTCGGGATCGCCACCCGGCGGTCGTGGACGCCTGGGCAGCGCATTTTGCGGGTGTGGCTCAGGTGCGGGTGCAGCCTGGGGACATCTTTCAGGATGAGGCGGACGCGCTGGTCAGCCCCGCGAACAGTTTTGGGTTCATGGACGGCGGGATCGATCTGGCGTTCAGTGAGCAGTTCGGGTGGGACCTGCAGGCGCGAGTGCAGGAGCGCATCCGCCGGGACTATCACGGGGAGCTGCTGGTCGGGCAGGCGTTCGTCGTGCCGACGCTGGACGCGGTGTGGCCGCACCTGATCTGCGCGCCGACCATGCGCGTCCCGGCGGACGTATCGGGCACGCCGAATGCGTTCCTGGCGTTCCGGGCGGCGCTGCTGGCCGTGCAGGTGCACAACGCGTCGGGCGGGTCACCCATCCGGCGGGTGGCGTGCCCTGGCCTGGGGACCGCGGTTGGCCGCATGGCACCGGACGTGTGCGCCCGGCAGATGCGCGCCGCGTTCGACGCGGTGGTGCTGGGCCGCACGCCGCAGTTGCCCACGTTGCAGGACGCGAAGCTCTGGCATGTGCAGCTGACCCGCGCGGATCTGTGA
- a CDS encoding response regulator, translating into MPRILVVDDDAAILKLVSVILSRAGHEVRTSTHPVEALDLLKVFTPDLVISDVVMPYMTGLEFLEKIRANEQMASLPFMLLSSHAERGDVRRGMNLGADDYLPKPFTPQDLTSAIDARLRRAGLNQQNENQMQAKGLGTAQVIWKGSTVTWVSRKALELFFYLLEHKEVTSWEAAEALWPEKDEARASSLFHTTLHRLRRSLSNESVVSTNRRYALASDLNPEYDVQRFELLAAQAEQGSLGLEELRELVAQYGNYLPGTDSPWADDVRARLEQKQLTLLGIAARAATTAGRDRDAAQFHQRALAIDPMSEHDWQGLAKALDTIGDPRARLAAQREAWWAVDLD; encoded by the coding sequence ATGCCCCGCATCCTCGTGGTGGATGACGACGCCGCCATCCTCAAGCTTGTCAGCGTGATCCTGTCCCGCGCCGGGCACGAGGTGCGAACCAGCACCCACCCCGTCGAAGCCCTCGACCTCCTGAAAGTCTTCACGCCGGACCTCGTCATCAGCGACGTCGTCATGCCCTACATGACCGGCCTGGAATTCCTGGAGAAAATCCGCGCCAACGAACAGATGGCCAGCCTGCCGTTCATGCTGCTCTCCAGTCACGCCGAACGCGGCGACGTCCGGCGCGGCATGAACCTCGGCGCGGACGACTACCTGCCCAAACCCTTCACGCCCCAGGACCTCACCAGCGCCATCGACGCCCGATTGCGCCGCGCCGGACTGAACCAGCAGAACGAAAACCAGATGCAGGCCAAAGGCCTCGGCACCGCCCAGGTCATCTGGAAAGGCAGCACCGTCACCTGGGTCAGCCGCAAAGCCCTCGAACTGTTCTTCTACCTCCTGGAACACAAGGAAGTCACCAGCTGGGAAGCCGCCGAAGCCCTCTGGCCCGAAAAGGACGAAGCGCGCGCCAGCAGCCTCTTCCACACCACCCTCCACCGCCTGCGCCGATCCCTGAGCAACGAATCCGTCGTCAGCACCAACCGCCGCTACGCCCTCGCCAGCGACCTGAACCCCGAATACGACGTGCAACGCTTCGAACTGCTCGCCGCGCAGGCCGAACAGGGCAGCCTGGGCCTCGAAGAACTCCGCGAACTCGTCGCGCAGTACGGCAACTACCTCCCCGGCACCGACAGCCCCTGGGCCGACGACGTCCGCGCCCGCCTCGAACAGAAACAACTCACCCTCCTCGGCATCGCCGCCCGCGCCGCCACCACCGCCGGACGCGACCGCGACGCCGCGCAGTTCCACCAGCGCGCCCTCGCCATCGACCCCATGAGCGAACACGACTGGCAGGGCCTCGCCAAAGCCCTCGACACCATCGGCGACCCCCGCGCCCGCCTCGCCGCCCAACGCGAAGCCTGGTGGGCCGTCGACCTCGACTGA
- the alaS gene encoding alanine--tRNA ligase, which produces MTVSLTTAQIREKYLQFFEGKGHLRLPSYSTVAPDPTTLFTVAGMQPFKDQFMGAPAVFDGVANKRVTTAQKCVRVGDIENVGRTRRHLSLFEMMGNFSFGDYFKRDAIHWAWEFLTGAEWMGMDASKMYVTIYKDDEEAFTYWTQEIGLDASHIHRFDADENFWPANAPLEGPNGPCGPCSEIYYDRGPKYGEDTWGDYFQTRESARFLEVWNLVFPQFDRQEPLADGTPVLRDLPFKNIDTGMGLERVASVVQDVPDFYSNDVFAPIVARVAELSGKPYEGEVSVSHRVVAEHLRSVSMILADGTPFSNTGRGYTLRKIMRRAIRHGYLLGFREPTLFQLVPLVVEGMSSAYPELRDNQAKVEASVKAEEERFLKTLEGGIQRLGGLLSGMERGAVLSGQDAFVLYDTYGFPVDLTLEIAEEYGITVDEAGYAESLENAQEIARAGSKYGKSELFGGNQEALEGLARTEFVGYDELSVEADVVALVGAGERLSHLTAGSEATVVLSRTPFYAEGGGEVGDTGRLEWDGGAGIVRDTRKTPQGVFLHDVLVEQGELREGVRVRGVVSGERRATERHHTATHLLHAALRAVLGDGVAQKGSLVAPDRLRFDFSHGAALTAQEIAAVELLVSRWVSANFPVTWQEMPIADAKAAGATALFGEKYGETVRVVRVGGSVEYAGQSVSSMELCGGAHVRRTGDIGAFVILGDENVAAGVRRIEALAGDAATAWVRERLNAAAKVASLLNTGVDGLEARVSGLQSQLKAAEKDVAAVKRQLAEAQMGGGGGATQTRELGGFKVAALKLAGLEGNELRGAADKLLDQSGADMVVVAGERGLVVKATKDAVTRGAHAGQLIGKLAAAGGGKGGGRPDMAQAGVTDADAALGALDTAF; this is translated from the coding sequence ATGACGGTTTCGCTGACGACGGCGCAGATTCGGGAGAAGTACCTGCAGTTCTTCGAGGGGAAGGGGCACCTGCGGTTGCCGAGTTACAGCACGGTCGCGCCGGATCCGACGACGCTGTTCACGGTGGCGGGTATGCAGCCGTTCAAGGATCAGTTCATGGGCGCGCCCGCTGTGTTTGATGGGGTGGCGAATAAGCGCGTGACGACGGCGCAGAAGTGCGTGCGCGTGGGTGATATCGAGAACGTGGGGCGCACACGGCGGCACCTGTCGTTGTTCGAGATGATGGGGAACTTCAGCTTCGGGGATTACTTCAAGCGGGACGCGATTCACTGGGCGTGGGAGTTCCTGACCGGGGCCGAGTGGATGGGCATGGATGCCAGCAAGATGTACGTGACGATCTACAAGGATGACGAGGAGGCGTTCACGTACTGGACGCAGGAGATCGGCCTGGATGCCAGTCACATCCACCGGTTCGACGCGGACGAGAACTTCTGGCCGGCGAATGCGCCGCTGGAGGGGCCGAACGGGCCGTGCGGGCCGTGCAGTGAGATCTACTACGACCGTGGCCCGAAGTACGGGGAGGACACCTGGGGGGACTACTTCCAGACGCGGGAGAGTGCGCGGTTCCTGGAAGTGTGGAACCTCGTGTTCCCGCAGTTCGACCGGCAGGAGCCACTGGCGGACGGGACGCCGGTGCTGCGGGATCTGCCGTTCAAGAACATCGATACGGGCATGGGCCTGGAGCGCGTGGCGAGCGTGGTGCAGGACGTCCCGGACTTCTACAGCAACGACGTGTTCGCGCCGATCGTGGCGCGGGTCGCCGAGCTGAGCGGGAAGCCCTACGAGGGTGAGGTGAGCGTGTCGCACCGCGTGGTCGCGGAGCACCTGCGGTCGGTGAGCATGATCCTGGCGGACGGCACGCCGTTCAGCAACACGGGTCGCGGGTACACGCTGCGCAAGATCATGCGCCGCGCGATCCGTCACGGGTACCTGCTGGGCTTCCGCGAGCCGACGCTGTTCCAGCTCGTGCCGCTGGTGGTCGAGGGCATGAGCAGTGCGTACCCCGAGCTGCGTGACAATCAGGCGAAGGTGGAGGCGTCCGTGAAGGCCGAGGAGGAACGGTTCCTGAAGACGCTGGAGGGCGGCATTCAGCGTCTGGGTGGGTTGCTGTCGGGCATGGAGCGCGGCGCGGTGCTGTCCGGGCAGGACGCGTTCGTGCTGTACGACACGTACGGCTTCCCGGTGGACCTGACGCTGGAGATCGCGGAGGAGTACGGCATCACGGTGGACGAGGCCGGGTACGCCGAGAGCCTGGAGAACGCGCAGGAGATCGCGCGGGCCGGGAGCAAGTACGGCAAGAGCGAACTGTTCGGCGGGAACCAGGAGGCGCTGGAGGGCCTCGCCCGCACGGAGTTCGTCGGGTACGACGAGCTGAGCGTGGAGGCGGACGTGGTGGCGCTGGTGGGCGCGGGCGAACGCCTGAGTCACCTGACGGCCGGGTCGGAGGCGACGGTGGTGCTGTCCCGCACGCCCTTCTACGCCGAGGGTGGCGGTGAGGTGGGCGACACGGGCCGCCTGGAGTGGGACGGCGGCGCCGGGATTGTGCGTGACACGCGCAAGACGCCGCAGGGCGTGTTCCTGCATGACGTGCTGGTCGAGCAGGGCGAGCTGCGCGAGGGCGTCCGCGTGCGCGGCGTGGTGTCCGGCGAGCGGCGAGCCACCGAGCGGCACCACACGGCGACGCACCTGCTGCACGCGGCGCTGCGGGCGGTGCTGGGGGACGGCGTGGCGCAGAAGGGGTCGCTGGTCGCCCCGGATCGCCTGCGCTTCGACTTCTCGCACGGGGCGGCCCTGACGGCGCAGGAGATCGCGGCGGTGGAACTCCTCGTGAGCCGCTGGGTGAGTGCGAACTTCCCCGTGACGTGGCAGGAGATGCCCATCGCGGACGCGAAGGCGGCGGGCGCGACCGCGCTGTTCGGCGAGAAGTACGGCGAGACCGTCCGCGTCGTGCGGGTGGGTGGCAGCGTGGAGTACGCCGGGCAGTCCGTGAGCAGCATGGAACTGTGCGGCGGGGCGCACGTGCGCCGCACCGGGGACATCGGTGCGTTCGTGATCCTGGGGGATGAGAACGTGGCGGCCGGGGTGCGCCGCATCGAGGCGCTCGCCGGGGACGCCGCGACCGCGTGGGTGCGCGAGCGTCTGAACGCCGCCGCAAAGGTCGCCAGCCTCCTGAATACGGGCGTGGACGGCCTGGAAGCGCGCGTGAGTGGCCTCCAGTCGCAGCTGAAAGCCGCCGAGAAGGACGTCGCGGCGGTCAAGCGGCAGCTGGCCGAGGCGCAGATGGGCGGCGGGGGCGGCGCGACGCAGACGCGCGAGCTGGGCGGCTTCAAGGTCGCTGCGCTGAAACTCGCGGGTCTGGAAGGCAACGAGCTGCGCGGCGCGGCCGACAAGCTCCTCGACCAGAGCGGCGCGGACATGGTCGTCGTCGCGGGCGAGAGGGGCCTCGTCGTGAAGGCCACCAAGGACGCCGTGACGCGCGGCGCGCACGCCGGTCAGCTGATCGGCAAACTCGCCGCGGCGGGTGGCGGCAAGGGCGGCGGCCGTCCCGACATGGCGCAGGCGGGCGTGACCGACGCCGACGCCGCACTGGGCGCACTGGACACCGCGTTCTGA
- a CDS encoding nicotinate phosphoribosyltransferase — MTTSLNDRNIILDTDSYKSSHFLQYPKGTTRLFSYLESRGGKYPQTRFFGLQYILDRYLTRQITAEMVEEARTLIEAHGEPFPYEGWMRVVNVHGGRLPLEIRAVPEGTLVPIHNVLLSCTNTDPELPWLVGWFETMLMRVWYPTTVATQSWHIREIIRTALEKTSDRAAEELPFKLHDFGSRGVSSRESAGIGGLAHLINFQGSDTLEALRVGRNHYDSDIAAFSIPAAEHSTITSWGKAHEVDAYRNMITQFSRPGSIYAVVSDSYDLKNAINTLWGEELKAEVIASGGTLVVRPDSGEPPAMVRLAVNALAAKYGTTTNSKGYKVLNHVRVIQGDGIDEDTIRQILGNLDVDGYSAENVSFGMGGALLQKVDRDTQRFAYKASAGQIDGAYRGIYKDPVTDPGKRSKDGVLDLVQEGGRMVTKAYKTFDTDFPGSLMRTVYKDGELIVRDTLDTIRGRG, encoded by the coding sequence ATGACCACTTCCCTGAACGACCGCAACATCATCCTCGACACTGACAGCTACAAGAGCAGCCACTTCCTGCAGTACCCGAAAGGCACCACCCGCCTCTTCAGCTACCTGGAAAGTCGCGGCGGCAAGTACCCCCAGACGCGCTTCTTCGGGTTGCAGTACATCCTCGACCGCTACCTGACCCGCCAGATCACCGCCGAGATGGTCGAGGAAGCCCGCACGCTGATCGAGGCGCACGGCGAACCCTTCCCCTATGAAGGCTGGATGCGCGTCGTGAACGTCCACGGCGGCCGCCTGCCGCTGGAGATCCGCGCCGTCCCGGAGGGCACGCTGGTGCCCATTCACAACGTCCTGCTGAGCTGCACGAACACCGACCCCGAACTGCCCTGGCTGGTCGGCTGGTTCGAGACGATGCTGATGCGCGTCTGGTACCCCACCACCGTCGCCACGCAGAGCTGGCACATCCGCGAGATCATCCGCACCGCCCTCGAAAAAACCAGCGACCGCGCCGCAGAGGAACTCCCGTTCAAACTGCACGACTTCGGGTCCAGGGGCGTCAGCAGCCGCGAGAGCGCAGGCATCGGCGGCCTCGCGCACCTGATCAACTTCCAGGGCAGCGACACCCTGGAAGCCCTGCGCGTCGGCCGCAACCACTACGACAGCGACATCGCCGCTTTTTCCATTCCCGCCGCCGAACACAGCACCATCACCTCCTGGGGCAAGGCGCACGAGGTCGACGCGTACCGCAACATGATCACGCAGTTCAGCCGCCCCGGCAGCATCTACGCCGTCGTCAGCGACAGCTACGACCTCAAGAACGCCATCAACACCCTCTGGGGCGAGGAACTCAAGGCCGAAGTCATCGCCTCGGGCGGCACGCTGGTCGTCCGGCCCGACAGCGGCGAACCGCCCGCCATGGTCCGCCTCGCCGTGAACGCCCTGGCCGCCAAGTACGGCACGACCACCAACAGCAAGGGCTACAAAGTGCTGAACCACGTCCGCGTCATCCAGGGCGACGGCATCGACGAAGACACCATCCGCCAGATCCTCGGGAACCTCGACGTGGACGGCTACAGCGCAGAGAACGTCTCCTTCGGCATGGGCGGCGCCCTCCTCCAGAAAGTCGACCGCGACACCCAACGCTTCGCGTACAAGGCCAGCGCCGGCCAGATCGACGGCGCGTACCGCGGCATCTACAAAGACCCCGTCACCGACCCCGGCAAACGCAGCAAGGACGGCGTCCTCGACCTCGTGCAGGAAGGCGGCCGCATGGTCACCAAGGCGTACAAGACCTTCGACACCGACTTCCCCGGCAGCCTCATGCGCACCGTGTACAAAGACGGCGAACTGATCGTCCGCGACACGCTGGACACGATCCGGGGACGCGGGTAA